The Staphylococcus simiae genome includes the window TTTTGTGTTGGCTCCCTCCCACCCCGGCAAGACTGACTAGGTTTTCAAAATAGTGATTTATCAACGTTTTGAAAACCAGACAGTTACTGCCAAATGCTTAAATTTAAGTGTAAAATACATTTTGTCCCAGGCTCTATTAGATTTTCTAGCTATCAAGATAGCAGAAAATCTAACAATTATTGCTAGCTACTCCCTAATATTTGCTAAATATAAAAAGTGATTTTCAACTTTCTTTTTTGCGTTTATACATACATTTTGACGGGAATGAAATAGTAATATACAAGTCGAATTTTAAGGAGAAAAATTAGTGATTATTGCTATAATAATATTAATTTTTGTATCTTTTTTCTTTTCTGGAAGTGAAACAGCCTTAACAGCAGCGAATAAAACTAAATTTCAAACTGAAGCAGATAAAGGAGATAAAAAAGCACAACGTATTGTTAAATTATTAAGTAAACCGAGCGAATTTATTACAACAATTCTAATTGGTAATAATGTGGCTAATATACTATTACCTACACTTGTTACAATGTTAGCACTAAGATGGGGAATCAGTGTCGGCATAGCTTCTGGTGTCTTAACCATTGTTATTATTTTAATATCAGAAGTGATACCTAAATCAGTTGCTGCGTCATTTCCTGATAAAATAACTAGCATTGTCTATCCAATCATTAATATAGTCATTATTGTCTTAAAACCCATTACATTATTACTCAATAAATTGACAGATAGTATTAATAAAAAGTTATCAAAAGGTCATGATTTAGAACAACAAATGACAAAAGAAGAATTTAAAACAATGCTTGCTATCGCAGGAAATGATGGTGCGTTTAATGATATTGAAGCAAGTCGTTTGGAAGGTGTTTTAAACTTCGATAATTTAAAGGTGAAGGATATAGATACAACGCCAAGAGTTAAAGTTACTGCTTTTTCAACAACTGCAACGTATGAAGAAGCTTATGACACAGTAATGAACAACCCGTATACAAGATATCCTGTGTATGAAGGTGACATAGATAATGTTATAGGGATCTTTCATTCAAAATATTTATTATCATGGAGTAAAGACAAAGATAAAAATATTACTGATTTTAGTGCTCAGCCGTTATTTGTAAATGAGCATAATAAAGCTGAGTGGGTCTTACGTAAAATGACTATTAGCCGAAAACATTTAGCTATTGTCTTAGATGAATTTGGTGGTACGGATGCAATTG containing:
- a CDS encoding hemolysin family protein codes for the protein MIIAIIILIFVSFFFSGSETALTAANKTKFQTEADKGDKKAQRIVKLLSKPSEFITTILIGNNVANILLPTLVTMLALRWGISVGIASGVLTIVIILISEVIPKSVAASFPDKITSIVYPIINIVIIVLKPITLLLNKLTDSINKKLSKGHDLEQQMTKEEFKTMLAIAGNDGAFNDIEASRLEGVLNFDNLKVKDIDTTPRVKVTAFSTTATYEEAYDTVMNNPYTRYPVYEGDIDNVIGIFHSKYLLSWSKDKDKNITDFSAQPLFVNEHNKAEWVLRKMTISRKHLAIVLDEFGGTDAIVSHEDLIEELLGMEIEDEMDKREKEKLSQQQLKYPRQQL